The Aedes aegypti strain LVP_AGWG unplaced genomic scaffold, AaegL5.0 Primary Assembly AGWG_AaegL5_hic_scaff_1762_PBJ_arrow, whole genome shotgun sequence genome contains the following window.
CTAAAATGAAATTGTAGGGGAAATTCtttgggaaataatcacttaaaaaatattttttttatcaagtgTTTTGAAGCCATTTAAGACCTATACTGTTAGAAATGaattcaaattcattcaaaattaataatttgataATCATTAGTATTTAAGAGTTTTTCTTGAGCCTGGAATTATTTATTaagacctggaaaaaacctgaatacatcagggaatttcatttcggtaaacgagtagacaccctggtgactgagacaaaactgatcctcttcgcaggcagctagcctcactaatagcagagctctctcctacctgctcggtgtgagagtaaaagagtaggagagagtgaaactagatgtaaatatagataagttgataatagatctgtatcgataaagaagctacagatcaactgagtccggcacagtagtggccacgagcacggagtgcctataaaaaaaaacattacttgAATTTAGTTGAGAGCATTGATATtctttttactagaatatattcTGATGAGTTCTAGCATTATGATGATTATGGACAGCACGGTGTAGGGTAGTTTGTTGCACAACAAAATCCGTGGTTCGATTTATTACTGGTGGcctttcgtactcatgttgcgtacactagagcagcgagctcgatttggcgcacggggtcatctacGCTTAATACCTTCCGGGCCGTTGGGGATCACAGCGTCCACGTatggacttcaaattttcacctggcttataacatttcgcattttcgaaacataagggacggcctaatgcGCATCGtactgtgcgtacacgaattctctctgctcttggaagtttaaaaaaaaaatacctaaaacaataaaacagtacttctcagtgctgaaataaaaaaacggtacttttcagtgctactaaaacagtatttttcagtaccatttttgctactattgatccctttacgatccttgtttggactcgtgccttcgatttttcgttggacccgttggtgaAAGCCAAGCTTCTTGGACatcttcttggaaaaaaaaaaaacctctcgaagagcacgtcttctttcgtttatacACCAAACAAAAGGAGGgcagaatctctgaattcacaacttccttccaaaaaaagtgggttttaaaactgtcactagaCGTGGTAacaatggaagaaaggacgtttccccggaatacaaactttcttccaagggtgaaatgaataattgtatcgaaatgagcaatcagttcgatgctctagacaaatttaccGAACACCAAATCGGAGCAGTCTCTAGACGTCTACCACAAAAAGCCGAAACacagaaattttaaaatcaattgtaTTGTAAACCACAACCATTCAGCACCTTTTATGCAATATTTTGAACACCGAATCTATGCTATGCACACTCCAGATATCGGAGACTGCGGCGGCCTTCTGCCTTCTGTTGTGGCATGCTGTTGTGTATGcatgtggttacttgggttatgttcgatgtccgtgtgacatgggaacatttccagaaacctggaggaaattaccagaaccccactcagtgccgtcggtgccaaaagtggggtcatggtacaaaaaattgccgcatggattcttaatgcatgatttgcggaggttcctctcacgctaaggacgtctgtcctatgaaagaagataccgataagttcatatgcgcaaatagcgggggcaaccataagtctaatttttgggcttgcccttcgcgtaggcgactCGTCGAGgcagattttatttttcatttatgtcggtaatgtccgttacgataatggtcgtttccggaattccctTGGTGGAGTATCGAAcactgctcatttttcagttaacgatcgcttgaataggaatcatacccatcaggaagattataatcatgctcattcacaaacaaattctaatccgtcgggtaacagttcgaatcttttaatttcgaatggatctacccaaggaaaattctttgccgatatcgtagcaggattTGAATtcctccccttttcatactatgagtaccgtagaatggggtgaagttgatcatttttttgccaCTCCGTTTTATAATTCCTAGTAGGATCCATGtattatcattcaaatatttttgaatcctATACTGGTTGAACGTTTATTGCGTTATAAAAACGTAATTTTGACGAAATGTTATCATAAtagtaaaaatagttttaagaaatcgaaaagtggagtttttgattccggggtgaagttgatcaattactgcgataggtttccttaaggtgattatagaacgaagccacacctcaaactttcaagagcacaagtcttgagaaccaaacagcgctccgcgttgaaaatttatcccattggtcaccaccagcaaacaagcaatttgatttattttcaacgcgaactgttgtcagattctccagtcttgtgtacttgaaaattcaaagtttggcttcgtctTACAATCACCTTAAATAAAGCGATATGCTATTCAAAAGATTTGAAGTCACTAAACCTGAATCGAGTCTCAACAATTACATCTTattgataaatcggtcaattttagagttgaatgttgtaaattaaagaatacaccacattaaacgcttAAAAGTATGCAATTATCCTTTGAAATAGCAACTTGCTCACAAAAgttctttttgttttttctctaaaatgattttttatgttcaatgcaaattcaaaacagtttatttaaatggtgttaGTACTTGGCAATAGTAGATTGTTTGGAAatgaacccttcaacagttcatcaaaaatttcataaaaatctgattttacatagtataattatcttgaatatCGAAACGAATTTCAAAACATCAAGAGGTATCAGGTAATATGACATCacagaaattgtgataattgaaaatgGATCATAGCTCTCTTAACAGTTCATACATGTGGgcacgggaatgatcaacttttccccactgatcaactacaccccgaattacggtacccgttcatttttttcaaatcaaatggaaaaactatgccgccacaggtaatttctactccgcctcttcgtctaacgaaaattctaacgggaaataatcagataatgtacccacttcaagtgatatgtttgcctctgattttaattttctaactgaacaattgaatcaaatgaatgatgcaatgttcaaaaccaccactatgactgaagcagtccaagttggtgtaaaatttactaatcaaatttttatttgattacgtttttctaatgaatccaaataataatttaaatattttaaattggagtGCTCGTTCTGAGTAGCAGAAaggatgagctgtttaatttcCTTACAGCTAAGAACgaacatatagcagttattactaaaacctatttgaaacctggatccaaactcataggagatcataacttttttgtttatcgtaatgatcgactttatggggcatgtgggggagttgcaatcattaaTGATgatgtataaaacatcaactgttttcgtcatatGAAACtacagtttttgaaactttaaccctctaatacccacatttttgttttcgatctaaatattatttttcgttgtctaaaatcattctaaacacggtttatgcaatgatttatttttcttcgcaaatttatgaattttcgtttttgatttttattatttttatttttgaacatccctatccttttcaaatttttcttgaagccttttctggttactgatttttgacaataataaaaatttgagtttttactatatttttgaaaatatgatttttttaatatttttctggaacattttttattttccgtgtaactaacggaaaaacaggtttgaaatcattttaataccatcaggctcttcttctgtgataggttgatcgtagaaaaatataaaaagtaagattttttataatacacgttaaatgaatcccaggcatttgtaggctatatgaaaatacaatttttcaaacaattttcaataatacaaaaaagtttcaaaaattcataaaaaacttttcttatatgcgtgttatgagtcaaggtttaagccaaaaataaaatcattttaatttccggcctacgaaaaaatacacaaaatagggtcctaaagccatgtcccaattttagtaccaaacgcttaagtttaggccaaaaacacatgtttactcaattttctaatgtttgccgttggtttaagcccaaaaaacatttttttagattttgtcacatcctttggcttaaacttaaattttgggtgtattttgttttccgtgtcccttacgaaatgtcagataggaacaaccccagtggtagaactaaaacccctgtggtgtttttgtcgactaagcgaacgtcaaacatgatcaaaagtgtcaaggttcatttatggaccaaatttttaaattaaagtttaaacatgttatagccattatttgagcgggaaaaattgctaaagtagttacagtaacatgctttttcgtgttattgaataaaaacaagatttgattaaaaattttaggacccaattccaaagtgtaccccgtctaaaggcggggttgggtattagagggttaagtgtttctgttgaaacacagcttggttaatataatttcatagctgcctatttgccttttcaatgctctggacagcaagttaatttgctccaaactgacttgcgaaagttgactcgcaataagtcaacattttttgtcattggtgactttaatgccaaacatcggtcatggaataattcacaaagtaattccaacggcagaatttttttcgatgagtgctcttcaggatatttctcaattcaataccctaatagccctacgtgtttttactcttctagaaatccttctacgattgatttggtcttaatcgactctagtcatctttgtagccaataaggtactcatgctgattttgattctgatcatgtccctgttacatttcaaatatcccatgaagcgattctcaatcctatcagctccactttcaattattttcgatccgactggaatatatatgaaacaaacatcgatagtaatcttgatgtcaaATTTCTTTtcgaacaaaacttgatattaacaatgctatgtaactttaacaaattccattgttgaagccaggggcattgcaataccaaaatgtgaagtaaaacttgaatccgtgattataaacGATGATCtttaactcttgatccgtcttaaaaacgtgagaaggcaatttcaacgcactcgcgatcctgctatgaaaattatatggcaggatttgcagaaagaaatcaagaaacgttttgcacaattaggaaacaaaaatattaaaaataaaatttctcaattggaccctggctctaagccctttttggaagttatccagaaattatctaaaatattgaacaaacacatcaaaagcctataccggcattgaacgaggaaaacaaatcattactatctaattgcgaaaaagctcaaaaacttgctatgtagTTTGGAAGctcgcacaattttaattttggtcttactagtccaattaaaaatcaagttactcaggacttcgaaaatattctcaatcaagagaatgttttcgaaaattcctaggAGACTTATTTGGAAGAaaaagttattgaaaaaaaatcaaaaatatgaaatccaCTGGCGAAGctggaattttttacattctcatcaagaaatttccagaaagtagcttatcattcttagttgatatagggtttcaatgctagtaatggaaccattagtagctgaaattcattctcgacgcttttccgcaatgatatctcagacgcatatacgttttgtggattccaacaacaagttcaatgtttttacttcatagtgcgcctatgaaacatacaaaatcattcgatttttccagcgaaatatgcatttggaaaactgttgtccaaatgcctattatggacccacctggaaatgcgtattgtggaccctcttgtgtggtttcatttacaaaaccgttcaaatatctgtatttatgcgtctcaaaccaaatattttgcctgaaactgctgactaacaatgcaacCGAAGTTCCCCCAGtggattttcatatgaaaatggttgctttgagtgttaattttatgtttttctgtagggggttcATAAAAGGCAAAGGGTCCAACAAATGTTTTctgttggcatattttcctgacaaatggaaaaatgctaaggttgttccaattttaaaaccagacaaaaatcctgcagaaactcTGAAAGGTCTGAAaggcttcctgtaagagctggtgttcctcaaggcagcattttgggaccaatattatacaatatcttcacatctgacttacctgagttacctcagagatgtcaaaaatccttgtttgcggatgacacaggcctctccgccaaaggacgaaatctgcgtgtcatctgtagtagattgcaaaaaagtttggatatattttcttcatacttgcaaaaatggaagatttctcctcaTGCTTccgaaactcaactaataatattcccacataaaccaaaagctctttattcaaaatcttcaagtagacatgttgtcacgatgagaggagttccaataaattggtcagatgaagttaagtatctagggctcatgctagataagaattgaactttcaaaaatcacattgagggcattcatgctaaacgtaacaaatatgtaaaatgtctcgatccccttattaatagaaaatcaatactttgtcttaagaataagttttagatattcaaacaaattttcaggtcagccatgttgtatgctgtaccaatatggactagctgttgtaataccaggaagaaagctctgcagagaatccaaaaaaataatactaatgagtttcatagaatatctaatgttgaaacattggaacaaatgttaaataaaataattattaatttcaggcaaaaatcgttacaatcttctattgccacgattaatgcgttatatatttaggttcaGATAGGTTaagtacactcaggcaaatggactatcgataaacataggaaccccttatgaaaattcgccacaaggaatcgggttgaaattcataaattttgccttatgaaaccacaatttgaaaacaaaaaaagtttgcgcggcaacctggaatcgaaccaagaaccttgcgatcgataggcccgagcgttctccacgcgcctatcgacgccttgatgtggagtgatgctaaaacgatacataaagcgttcgtattgcaataatcgttcctcctttcataaggcaaaatttatgaaattcgatagtgtatattgaaagcgtttttttttttctcttataagcaggtaaaattacctgtaaaaaatctgaactgctacggcaaatgcaatgtaatatgttgttaacaaaatgttaataaaatcttaaatttgttttaccgaaTTAGGATGACACAGTTGTCTAACATAGAACACcttgatataagaaatgaatgtaatgtttgaaatgatacataaaagaaattaaaaaaaaaataaacgataCTGTTAGACTTATTATtgtattttatagcaaaaaaaattgaaaaagttgcgtttttcatgattttctcaagTCTGCTTATAAATTGTTCATCTGAAAAGCGTAATGCAAAACCTGAGCAATTATTTAGAATATTAAAACTTAGTTTTAAATGTTGTATGTTTGTTTTGTACGGAAATAGAGTCAATTTTAGATACAAATCCACACTTTTCTATTATTCCAGAGATGAAGTTAAATCAAAAAAGTTAATAATTGACACCTATGATCtgcattattgataaagtatttcGAAGTCGGTGTATCATTTGATAGTTTTATGAAACATGAAATTGAGtcactataaaaaaaaataaattcgaatATTTACTTTCCAGCTCGTATCTGATGGCGGAGATGACGGCATGTTATGGGGCTCATACCGGCCCGGTGTATATTTCGGCATGAAATCTAGAGAAGAACATCCACTCTTAACTGGCTTAATGTGGTATCTCCCGAGCCAACTCAGGTCCCTGTCGGATATAAGGTTAGTATACTGTCGTACCGTgtcctcatggcgcccttggcgaactgtCTTTTGAGAGCTCCTTAGTCAaagctaaaattttgattaCATTGGGCTATTGTTTTAAATACTCAGGGTGACCAGCGcaccgggaaatcgggaaaaccgggaaaaagccgggaatttcaaatcaccgggagaaaaccgggaaatatacgggaatttcaaTTACCACCGGGAAAATGGTGCATACCAGATAATATCCAACACAATCCCTATAAAATTGATTAGTGGGTTTTTAATACAGCTTCAACATTCGAATCTCAACCTTGTCAATAAAGTCAGGGTATAGTATGTAGAAACAGAATCTTTATACAAATGTTGCCAATTGGGTtgttagtgatgaaaaattcacagttttttgttagtcttcttcttctgcttcagtggaactttggattctggctccgGCTAACATAcaatcagaatatgtaaaaagcaggatacccctaaacaagccaattagataaatattttataaaacgaTGACTTTCTTTAATCCAGTAATTAACTACATAAAATGTTAAAACTTTTCAATGTTGAAGAATCTTGtgaataatgattttttcataacattccttgaagaatttcatgttataaaatacaatatttgGATGCCATCAATTATATTTATCTAAGCAAGCTTGATATTCGCAAAGCTCTCGACAATTgcatttttgattttctattaatttaaGCTAAAAATTCCTCCACATAATACTTCTATATTTATTGCTTAAGGTATATTTTTTAAGACATATAAGGATGCCTATGATAATATTACTTCAATCATTTTTCGAAATCAACTTATGGGAAAGTTTatctaacttttcaaaaaacatttttggtgCAAGCTTGCTATTTTCTTCTGATGTTAAAGGCTTGCTATTGTCTTCTGTTCGAGAAATGTATGACAATTGATAAACTTGTTTTACAATTCAAACTATGATGCATTCTTGGGATTCGTGgctgtgcggttagtgttaccaagcatttaggcgcatcgagtcaaggagtgtgggttcaattcccgcttcaggtcgtaaaacttttcgtgaggaatgttttccgactgtgccactgggcgttgcatgctagtccgttgtctagtgtggtgcttccttcgtCCTTCGTGTGGGAAAATCGTCCCCTAGAAGCACTAACGTGTgggtcttcgaaaaaaaaatacaaacttcgtttttacaataaaaagtttcaaaacaaatttcacgATAACTTGAAACATTAAAATATCGTTGCATTGATCAGACTCGTATTTGAAGTCGTTTGAAATGTATTTGAAAAATCGTATTTGAAGTCGtttgaaattgtaaaaaatagattGTAATTGAaccgggaatatttttgaaatatcgggaaaaaaccgggagaaaaccgggaatttgatattgacttttcactggccaccctgAATACTACAAGAAGGGTctcccttagccgagtggttagagtccgcggctacaaagcacagccatgctgaaggtgtctgggttcgattcccgatcggtccagaatctttttgtaatggaaacttcattgacttccctgggcatagagtatcatcgtacctgccaaaatggcaactttgattaaggtgattatagaacgaagccacatctcaaattttcaagagcacaagacttgagaactaaacagcgctccgcgttaaaaatctatcccattggtcaccaccagcaagcaagcaagttgattggttttcTACGCGATCTGTTGTCacatactctcgtcttgtgcacttgaaaattcaaagtttggcttcgttttataatcaccttaaaatacTAGGGTCGGTAAATTTTTACTGGCTTTTCGGACTACcggaaaaatcagtaaaatgaaaattctCGCTACGCATAATTGAATAGCAAATATTAtaatgttttattattattgataaattatattgaaagaTAGCCTTCTATcaaattacaaagaaaaatctcagattttcgacaattttagtttttaacttttttggTAGTTCAGTATTTTTTATCTAGCGCTTCGGGGAAGTCCAAGCAATCGtgtcggtttttttttcatttcatcggTGCGGTTCCCTGCTTTCCGTTTGCGCGCGATTTACTGGGCGGTGGGGTGGTGTATGGTCCTTTTATTTGGAATCAATGTTAATCGTGATCGGTTCACGTTGTGCGAGTGCGAAGGGAtgttcgtgttcagtcgagaatgaattaccaactggtgagctcgttttatgcttatAATTACATATTTATATTGAGGCAATgttccctggccacgatcacagggtttgacggtgccaaagtaaaaggtgcaccataataatacccgtctgtgaaacatatcaccttcctaatactttggcacacctccaacggttcatgatttgtcatgaaacggctgctttcaggcggaggatctgttaatatgtttcggcgtATTTTCAGGTTCTCTTcaaacggagggaccgccagtgCTCAGTAGttgcttataaaccagtgctggttgttgatgtttcagtttgtttacacgagctgtagcattaGGGTGGggtttatttccaaaaatcttccgtagtcaggatttacaaattggaaaatgatcatcggtcccaaaataacatcctttgaaaaaatgagaatttttggtgaaggtttagaggtggcgcaaagggcgtaagtgcagttttcccattttagtgaactctgaaaaattttggtatgcttttcagctttttttttggtgattttaagacccttaagggcaaaaaatcacctcaaaattgcgatatctccactcctttagatgatatttgacgaaatatatattatgcatgcgatttttggcccttgaataggttacgctgactgattactatgaacccgaataagcatatcaATAGCTGGGGAaaattcctatgctagtagaatggaacaaagagcaaagaagaatgatagaaagaacaaagaacacagaagaatgtaaggtggggtgggttaaaaaGGTAGGAAtctagaaaacgatgattatatttattgacttcatttgtttttttcaatctttattaacgagatttttagctctTTAGCtgtgggctagttcatctcgggaccaacgggttCACTTCCcttctaaaggagtggagatatcgcaattttgaggtgattttttgcccttaagggtcttaaaatcaccaaaacaagctgaaaagcataccaaaatttttcagagttcactaaaatgggaaaactgcacttacgccctttgcgccacctctaaaccttcacctaaaattctcattttttcacaggatgttattttgggaccgatgatcattttccaatttgtaaatcctgactacggaagatttttggaaataagcccaaCCCtactgtagcatcctttgtactaatcagtaatggtggttaagtttcaaAGCCAACGTTTTATAATGCAGCATAAGAAagggtgtttggtggaactgtgcgttacactcgtcgttattaaatttagtgattgtgagggGCTAATAGTGATtctataataaaatctatgataataaaaatttatcttctatcttaaaatatcttttcaccgcgagacaaaatgcaaaaacagttttaaataaaaGTCGTATTTTcttccttatccatggatcgcatcaccgacccgTGGTGATtgaggagatgcagaggtattctcggtctctggaagccggcgccgttattgatcaataatatgagatctgctaaaattgcacttcgagagtatgGGGAAGCTCCCATCCaatattcatttggatcgtagtgcaatccttaccagttccgatcaataacggagtagcaatcaTTGGTATTTTTTATCGAGCAGATTGTATATCAGGAATTATTGCAAAGAAtatactttgaaaatttcatgGACAAACCCTTGcaggagtttctggaagaatttcctgAAATAGTTCAAGAAAAATTCCCGAAAAATATCTGGATGttgagaaatctttgaatgCATTTCATCAAGCATATATGAAACTATTTATTGTAGAATCTTTGAAAGGTTACCACTACTAATATCCAAGATACGCCGTA
Protein-coding sequences here:
- the LOC110680749 gene encoding alpha-glucosidase 2-like, encoding MTSNNKPKKVDFKKTKRKPLTETVTKQNSWKTLAVSFTGLTILGVVAAITYQGYLETRVSTPFSQHKLVSDGGDDGMLWGSYRPGVYFGMKSREEHPLLTGLMWYLPSQLRSLSDIRLVYCRTVSSWRPWRTVF